One Phaseolus vulgaris cultivar G19833 chromosome 11, P. vulgaris v2.0, whole genome shotgun sequence genomic window carries:
- the LOC137809094 gene encoding uncharacterized protein, with the protein MSQREQQGEEHADNVNMSMAMLVQLQKEFETLKKNNEEELSMLRAENAHMRRKLQEETVLNSSFETVQPRSQMNERLYHNESSQTKRRLLENSGVFAGASSRKHLFYDVIVDTPLPDNWKNLTIDKYDGSTNPDEHIAIYTTQISLYTWNDAVMCRVFPTTLKGAALSWFTRLPPLSVDCFDTLVEKFGAQFATSRPHHLTSIALVNIRQEKGESLRMFMERFGKVALGIRNLNPEVTMHHMITTLKPEPFADSLCKKPVTNLDELRQRASKFMQMEELREFRNQVRIDGGEKRVIERESVLVARRAREEFRSRKFQQYTPLNTNRARVLQEAMAAEIIPPPRKARTPERVDHTKHCEYHKNHGHHTEECIGLKDRIEELIHARQLKRFIRGGNARVWLSPERSLRGGEIGERRVERFERRENKRVDKRDDRRLGRLEERSDRVYQNTQSVRRSRERSLGRSIRGFINTISGGFSGKESSSARKQHRRSIRTVNHVFERRTLPPMLFTNEDFQEIDPDHDDPMLVTVEIAE; encoded by the coding sequence ATGAGTCAAAGAGAACAACAAGGTGAAGAGCATGCAGACAATGTTAATATGTCAATGGCAATGTTGGTACAACTGCAAAAAGAATTTGAGACGctaaaaaagaataatgaagaagagTTAAGTATGTTGAGAGCCGAAAATGCACATATGAGGAGAAAATTACAAGAGGAAACAGTTTTGAATTCATCCTTCGAAACCGTTCAACCTAGATCACAAATGAATGAAAGGTTATATCACAACGAAAGTTCCCAAACCAAGAGAAGATTGCTTGAAAACTCTGGGGTTTTTGCAGGGGCATCTTCCAGAAAACATCTGTTCTATGATGTTATAGTTGATACTCCATTACCTGACAATTGGAAAAATTTGACCATTGACAAATATGATGGAAGTACAAACCCTGATGAACATATTGCAATATATACTACTCAAATCAGCTTATATACATGGAATGATGCGGTTATGTGCAGAGTATTCCCTACAACCCTGAAAGGAGCAGCATTGAGTTGGTTCACACGCCTCCCACCTTTGAGTGTAGATTGTTTCGATACATTAGTGGAAAAGTTTGGTGCTCAGTTTGCAACTAGTCGCCCTCATCATTTAACATCGATTGCCTTAGTAAACATAAGACAAGAGAAGGGAGAGTCATTAAGAATGTTCATGGAACGTTTTGGAAAAGTTGCCTTGGGGATTCGAAATCTCAACCCAGAGGTTACCATGCATCACATGATAACAACACTAAAACCGGAACCATTTGCCGATAGTCTTTGTAAAAAACCCGTGACTAATCTTGATGAACTAAGGCAACGGGCatcaaaatttatgcaaatgGAAGAACTGAGAGAGTTCCGAAACCAAGTAAGGATTGATGGAGGTGAGAAGAGGGTGATAGAAAGAGAAAGTGTACTTGTGGCTAGAAGAGCCCGAGAAGAGTTTAGGAGTCGAAAATTCCAACAATACACACCTTTAAATACAAATAGAGCTAGAGTTTTACAGGAAGCCATGGCAGCAGAAATAATACCACCACCAAGAAAAGCAAGAACACCGGAGAGAGTAGATCACACCAAGCATTGTGAGtatcataaaaatcatggtCATCATACGGAAGAATGCATTGGGTTGAAAGACAGAATAGAAGAGTTGATTCATGCGAGGCAGTTGAAACGTTTTATCCGAGGGGGAAATGCAAGAGTATGGTTAAGCCCTGAGAGAAGTTTGAGAGGGGGAGAGATAGGAGAAAGAAGGGTGGAAAGGTttgaaagaagagaaaataaacgaGTAGATAAAAGAGATGATAGAAGGCTTGGAAGACTAGAAGAAAGAAGTGatagagtttatcaaaacacaCAGTCAGTAAGGCGAAGCAGGGAACGAAGTTTGGGAAGGTCGATCAGGGGGTTTATAAATACAATTTCAGGTGGCTTCTCTGGAAAAGAATCTTCGTCAGCAAGAAAACAACATCGGAGAAGTATCAGAACTGTTAATCATGTTTTTGAAAGAAGAACTCTACCACCGATGCTCTTCACAAACGAAGACTTTCAAGAAATTGATCCTGATCATGATGATCCTATGCTGGTAACGGTGGAGATAGCCGAATAA